A genomic region of Mesobacillus jeotgali contains the following coding sequences:
- the tuaB gene encoding teichuronic acid biosynthesis protein TuaB, protein MNNVTKLFLGGMKWTGLSTIVVTVVQLLQFALLARLLSKEDFGLMGMIMVVIVFSQVFTDMGISSAIVHRQDLNKKHLSSLYWLNILAGIAVFAILLLIIPYIADFYNEPKLKELLFYIAFIFLITPLGQQFQFLMQKELKFNSLAKIEIVSVVLGSTSAVLLAILDYGVWSLVWGQIITNSVKSLLLMTYGWKTWRPALRFKGEDLKGYISFGAYQMGSRSVNYFASNIDYILIGRFLGTEALGIYSLAYQLIVIPVTKINPVITKVAFPVFSLNQKNDEIINQGFIQMTKMLSFVTFPILIGLIAVSDILVPVVFGAKWIDAVPVIQILAVLGLLRVLMNPNGSVLLAKGRADLGFMWDLGVAIINGLAIYLVVNQGVLAVAIAYVAVSFINFILGRKLLHHVTKLKAGDYFRSLRVPAIISILMAIIVYLLVLLSVQIGLQPSWVLLIVLVLIGALSYVFLAAQFDKSLFNKVISMVLKRKAKNA, encoded by the coding sequence ATGAATAATGTAACAAAACTCTTTTTGGGTGGCATGAAATGGACTGGTCTATCGACGATTGTGGTTACAGTTGTCCAATTGCTGCAATTTGCCTTGCTTGCGAGACTACTATCTAAAGAAGACTTTGGTTTGATGGGTATGATTATGGTCGTTATTGTTTTTTCGCAGGTTTTTACCGATATGGGGATTAGCAGCGCTATAGTCCATCGCCAGGATTTGAATAAAAAACACCTCTCCAGTCTTTACTGGCTGAATATATTGGCGGGAATAGCAGTCTTTGCAATCTTACTGCTCATAATCCCTTATATTGCTGATTTTTATAATGAGCCCAAACTAAAGGAACTTTTATTTTATATAGCTTTTATCTTTTTAATTACACCATTAGGACAGCAATTTCAATTTTTGATGCAAAAGGAACTTAAGTTCAACAGTCTAGCCAAAATTGAAATTGTATCGGTTGTACTTGGTAGCACTTCTGCCGTCCTCCTCGCGATACTTGACTATGGAGTTTGGTCATTGGTATGGGGGCAAATCATAACCAACTCGGTAAAGTCATTGCTTCTAATGACGTATGGTTGGAAGACATGGAGACCAGCTCTTAGGTTTAAAGGAGAGGATTTAAAGGGGTATATCAGTTTTGGTGCGTACCAAATGGGGTCACGCTCTGTTAACTATTTTGCTTCCAATATCGATTATATCCTTATCGGTAGGTTTTTAGGAACAGAAGCACTTGGTATATATAGCTTGGCTTACCAGCTTATTGTCATACCAGTAACCAAGATTAACCCTGTTATTACGAAAGTAGCCTTCCCGGTTTTCTCATTAAACCAGAAAAATGATGAGATTATTAATCAGGGTTTCATTCAAATGACCAAAATGCTGTCATTCGTGACGTTCCCAATATTGATCGGATTGATTGCAGTTTCCGATATTCTTGTCCCAGTAGTTTTTGGCGCTAAGTGGATTGATGCTGTTCCGGTCATTCAAATTTTAGCTGTATTAGGGTTACTAAGGGTTCTGATGAATCCTAACGGTTCGGTATTGCTTGCAAAGGGGAGAGCTGACCTGGGTTTCATGTGGGACTTGGGTGTAGCAATTATTAATGGCCTTGCCATCTACTTGGTAGTCAACCAGGGCGTTTTAGCGGTAGCAATCGCTTATGTAGCGGTAAGTTTCATTAACTTTATATTGGGCAGAAAGCTCCTCCATCATGTAACAAAGCTAAAAGCAGGGGATTATTTCCGCTCACTGAGGGTTCCAGCCATTATCTCCATATTGATGGCCATAATTGTTTATCTGCTTGTGCTGTTATCAGTTCAGATTGGACTGCAGCCAAGTTGGGTGCTGCTGATTGTTTTAGTCCTTATAGGTGCACTTTCTTATGTATTTCTGGCAGCCCAATTTGATAAAAGTCTTTTCAATAAAGTAATTAGTATGGTATTAAAACGTAAAGCTAAAAACGCATAA